CCACGGCAGGCCCTGCTCTGCCGGACACAGCTGCGGTCACTCAGCAAGTCCGACACGAAGCTGCACGAGCTGTACCGGGTGAAGGTCAGAGACGATGGTGAgtggctgtggagcagggcaAGCCCTGGTGGCCCTTGGCAACTGCCTGCAGTCCCCATGCTGCCCAGAGAGTACCTCATGTCGTGGACAGATGTGCCACTGTGCTGGCACCGTGCTGCCACAGGGCTTGGTGCCTGTTGCATCCcctcatttcctcttctctcccacAGTCCAGCGTCCGGCCAGCCTGGATCtcccctgtcccacagcccctggaggagaatccctgcacagctctggccTCCTGCACCGTGAGCTGCCCCAGATCCCCATCCCTGACCCCCCGGctgcccccccagcccctgacCAGACCTACTCCAACCTGCTCTTCACCCCGCTGCGGAAACCAGTGCCAGACTCTGTCTATGAGTGCCTGGCAGTGGGGGGAGAGGATGCCCCGGTGCCCCCCACTCCAGCTGGCACCCAGGTGTCCCCTCCACGGGCTGTGCGTGGGGCAGCCGATTATGCCTGTGTCCATAAAGTGAAGAAGGTGGTGTCAGTGGAGGtgcagcctggggctgtggcaggacCCCCTGGAGtacagcactgctgggatggTGCAGACAATGCCCCTCAGGCCAAGGTATGACTCTGGGGGGCAGGAGGGACGGGGCACATGAGGGGCTCATTTaattccctgtctccctgtaGTGCCCATGTTTGGAGCAGGGTGTAAGTTAGGATCCACTGCCAGGATCCTCCTGGGGGGCTGCCAgaagatgggggaaaaaaaatcctgaggaTACTCTGCAGTGGGCAGGGATTTGCCCCAAACATccacccaaaaaacccaaaattccttttgcagctggaggagatgtACTCGACGGTGTGCAAAGCCACAAAGAAGAAATCCCAGGTCCCTGCACCAACCCCGAGGGCTGTGAAGGAGGTGGGTTCTGGGTGGCCAGGCCCCCACCAGCAGGAGGgggccccagcagccccaggcccCCCTGACCCCTGTTACGAGTCCATCAATGACAGAGCATGGACTGCTCAGGGCCGTGGCCCCGACCCCGACTATGAGGCTGTGGACATTAActggaagaaagcagcaaaacGGGACAAGCCAGGGAAGCCCTGTGTCCCTGAGAACCTGTACGAGAGCGTGGTGGACATTTGGGCAGGGGAGCCCCGGAAAGCCTCGGCCCGGACGGCGACCAATGGGCTGGAGGTTTACATCACCAACCTATAGCCCCCAGAGCAGGGCCCAGCAGGCTGGACACCATCAGGTGCCAAAGGGacagtgccagcagccctgtgccccccagagcagctgtgtccctgcactCTCTCTCTGTATAGATTTTCTGCTACTTTTCTCTGAGTGTCCttgtcccatcccagcccagctggtgcCAGCAGGTTGATGGTGGGGTGTCCCAGGATGGGCAgtttgggggtgctgggtgctgtgtgGCACCCCAGTGAgacagggctggcactggcaccAAGATGGGAACAGGGTGAGGACCAGTCATGTTTTGGGGCAGGGGGTGATGGGGCTGAAGCCAGCCCCATGCCTTGGGCTGCATGACCAGACCCTCATCAGGAGGT
This is a stretch of genomic DNA from Parus major isolate Abel chromosome 20, Parus_major1.1, whole genome shotgun sequence. It encodes these proteins:
- the LIME1 gene encoding lck-interacting transmembrane adapter 1 isoform X2 → MAAASGEGTAGTWLLPAGTALALLGGLVYLGTLCAACKRKGRKKVAPDGVKLVDEALLCRTQLRSLSKSDTKLHELYRVKVRDDVQRPASLDLPCPTAPGGESLHSSGLLHRELPQIPIPDPPAAPPAPDQTYSNLLFTPLRKPVPDSVYECLAVGGEDAPVPPTPAGTQVSPPRAVRGAADYACVHKVKKVVSVEVQPGAVAGPPGVQHCWDGADNAPQAKLEEMYSTVCKATKKKSQVPAPTPRAVKENIPCYVEMGSAMCLHGIIEYPELERTHKASRDH
- the LIME1 gene encoding lck-interacting transmembrane adapter 1 isoform X1, which codes for MAAASGEGTAGTWLLPAGTALALLGGLVYLGTLCAACKRKGRKKVAPDGVKLVDEALLCRTQLRSLSKSDTKLHELYRVKVRDDVQRPASLDLPCPTAPGGESLHSSGLLHRELPQIPIPDPPAAPPAPDQTYSNLLFTPLRKPVPDSVYECLAVGGEDAPVPPTPAGTQVSPPRAVRGAADYACVHKVKKVVSVEVQPGAVAGPPGVQHCWDGADNAPQAKLEEMYSTVCKATKKKSQVPAPTPRAVKEVGSGWPGPHQQEGAPAAPGPPDPCYESINDRAWTAQGRGPDPDYEAVDINWKKAAKRDKPGKPCVPENLYESVVDIWAGEPRKASARTATNGLEVYITNL